From Aerosakkonema funiforme FACHB-1375:
ACCGATCGCCCGCTAATTTAGAAAGAGTGTTGCTGAATACAATTGTCACAACTTACGGACGAGATTTCGCCACAGTAAATACAGAGTTTAAGCGACCGCCAACAAGCGATCGCATCGGACGCCAAAGTCAAACCTGGATGAAAACTGAAGAAGGGTGGCGCATCGTTAGCGCCCACGTTTCGTTTTTATTGGTTAATGGTTAATTGTTAATTGTTAATTGCTTACCGACTTTCTGGTATTATTTATTCTGTTACAGGTATTTTACCTGGTAACACTTAGAAATCGTGATGAATCTTTCGGGTTGA
This genomic window contains:
- the hpxZ gene encoding oxalurate catabolism protein HpxZ, yielding MDINIPDVVAEVTAAFQRYEKALISNDVAVLDELFWKSPEVVRYGVTENLYGYDAIANFRSNRSPANLERVLLNTIVTTYGRDFATVNTEFKRPPTSDRIGRQSQTWMKTEEGWRIVSAHVSFLLVNG